The nucleotide sequence CTTTGCTTCTGTCCGTCTGGGACTCTACGATTCCGTCAAGAGCCTGTACCAGCAACTGCTAGATGGTACGCGGGCACCAGCTCGAGCAAAGATGATCAGAATGCAAGCATAAAGAGATAACCATAAATTATGTCATACTTGACCCGATCCTCCATATTCCTGATCAAGAAATGCATGAGTCCAGGTTTGGTTTATCCTAACTGTTAATATCTTTCCTGAAGTCCTTTATAAAGATGACATTATTTATGGAGAATCTCTGAACTTTATATAAACTCAAGAACTCAGATTTTTCTGTATAGTCTACTGGAAGAACTGTTGAAGAAGATTAGCTGTTATTAATTCAGTTAAATGATTAATAAAAAAGTAATCTGCTTGTCAAGACAATGTGCTTAACATTTTTTctgatagtgatgtgaaagataaatGTTGCTCTTCCAGTACAGTAGATTGTACTGAACTAATTTGTCTgtcgtttgttcatcattactaACAACATTCCCTTAAATCCTTATTCCTTACCACTATTTGGGAAATCCTCTGTCTCAACAGTAAGTTCAGTATCTACCATATAAACGTAATATTGAATTAAATCTGTCATtattgtattttcaacatactAAATCAATTATTGTGTCAGTTTAAACTCAGTTTACTTTTCAATTTCACTGTGAAAAATTCTGTGTTGGTGATAAAATAGTTCCCTAGTATATTGTGGTTTACGTTAGCAACTAGAAATGCATACATTTCCTTGATAAACACTATCTCAGACAGAAATATATTGTTTACAGGTAACTCTCGGGCTGGTGGGATGCACATTGGAACACGTGTTGCAGCTGGTATTACAACAGGTGGTCTTGCTGTACTTTTAGCACAGCCTACAGATGTTGTAAAAGTTCGGTTCCAAGCTCAGCAAAGAGGGAATGCTGATGTACGATATAAGTCTACATTACAGGCTTATCAAAAGATAGCTACAGAGGAAGGAATGCGTGGTTTGTGGAGAGGTTAGTCAGGCCATGATATAATTGCTGTTAGCTGACTTTCATTGTTGGTTATAAATGTTTATATTATTCAAGTAAAGTATTTCTATTATATTGTAATGTATTACAGATTAATGAATATTGTTTAAAATCCATTTTTGAAAGTAATCaatctgaaaatatttttgatACTGTTATGTCAATACCATTCACCAAGTTccaaaaaacagaaatgtgtagaAAGACATAGTTgctagtttaccaatttcttcatcatatccAGTCTGTTAAGTCTCTCAGAGTTGATGTTGTAGGTGTAATTTCTTGTTGCTTATCCTCTGTCCTTAAACCTTACTAGTCACTTTTTATTTCAAGTATTTTTTATGCCATAAAGAAGGAGCCCATAGACCAGTATGCTAGCAGTTTTCCTAATACATCTCTTTTGCATGTGTATGTTTCCGTCTGCTGCTGCTTGATGTACTGATTTTCTCCAtttgtattattaaattatattCTGGAATGTAATGGTTGAAGAACATAGCTCTGAGATCCTACAATTTTTTGATGCACTAATCACAAAATTATTATACATCATATTGGTTTTCTAAAATCCCATACCATCTTATTTATTGTTTCATAATTTCTTGTGATAATGTGTCATCCCTGCAGTGTCATAGTCACATATGACTGTGTTGGCTGTTTCTAAGAGTACCTTGCGCTCCCATTACAGCTGCAGTTCGGAACAGATTTTCTGCTCTGCAATATAGTGTATATTAATGTGACACTTCATGACACGTTAAAACAATTTGCTGCACCGAGACAGTTTTAATCAGTCAAGAAGTTCCATCCGTAGTTCATGTGATGATACTAGCATATTCTCATGCGTACAAATCATCATGGTGATGTTAATAAAAATGaagagaaactgtaaaaaaattagttCTTCTGTAAGCAGCCTGCTTGCTGATGTATTAATCTACTAAGTTTTGATAGATTCTCTGCCAGTTTCCTTTGAAAACATTTGTAGGCTGAGTCCCGAAAGttgtgtaaagtttgtaaggtgtgAATAAAAATGTGATGAGTGGAAAGAAACACTTGTGAGTGCCTTATTTCTGTGTTAGCACTCTTTTATTCACATAAAGCAGTATTGCCAGGGTACTATCTTTGATGCCTTTTTCTTCATCTTTGTCTCCCTGTGTCATCACAACCAGTGATTCCCTCTCAGTGTAAGGTCTGAATGACCTGCCTCTGCTTTCCACCTTCCCTAAACAATCCCTCTTTCCTTCATGAAGAAGATACATGAAACTCCTGAAAGCTACTGTTAGTATTTTCTATTGTAATTGTTTCTTTTGGAAGCACTAAGAATTTCACCCCTTGATGACACTTACTTACCCTCTATTTTCAACAGCATCATATttgtttactttccttattttaaCTCTACTATACCTTATTTTGGGACAACCTTGTTCATTCATAACAGATGTTTTCACTCTAATGTAAGGCCCTGTTCAATAATCATGGATTTCTGTTTCTGTACATCCTCCATCTCAGAATTTGTGGTTACGAATATGGAATCCTTCAACAGGAACTTCAGTAATGATCTGGTGAATGTTAGAGAGGAAAATAGTTTGCATTTGAATAATACTTCACTTACCACTGTGTAGGAAAGTGTACTCAATCATTCGAGGTTAGTTTTCACTGGCATTATAGTAGAATTAAAAGTAAGTGAGCAATAAATCCCATGTTTTCAAATCTAAGGTGAGAATTTTAGGCAAGACTCTTCCCTGTAATAAATTCTTTTTATTCTGTACAACAGTTTAGACTAGTTTAGAGCATTCCACTGAAACAAGCAAATAAGCCTAATAAACATAGGTTGGGAAACCAATATATTATGACTGAGTATGTGGACACCTTATAACAGAGTATCCAAGGATCCAAACTGCAGATTTGCAGTTGAGGATAAACACGTTAAAACTAGTATTCCACATGGCCACCGTTCATGCGAAGGTATGTTTCAGCATGTCACCTCATTGATGCTCATACATATTTAGAAATCCCAGCTATGTTCTGAGAACACTGACAACCATCCACGATGCATCCCCAGAATTCATCAACACTATCAACAGTAAGTTCAGTATCTCTCGTATAAAGataatattgtcacagaagaagctgagtagcaccatggtataatggttatgatactaaacaggTGCAttgagggtcatgagttcaaaactcacctggactgtacagttttaatttctaaaTCTGGTTCAAGCACATTCTAGAAGTAGCCACAAATTGACaggatcattgtactggaatgttctgtagctgtgtatatactgtatgtgttctggccggaggcagttcgctctgcgctcttgtatgtgcaagtgctgaataaaccttcgttaagtagtGAAGTTAGTGTCTGTCATTCATTTAATTACACCTTCTTGTACATGACATTATTCTTGGTGCCgtaacccggaaggatgtctcatgtggtgtcacacagttgctgtcatcataatgtcctcctcttcttctgtctctgacagattgcGAGCTGTTGAATAtcgctcgaactcgggtttcttgcCACATAAACGGTGGCTCTGTTGTGGCCTGAtgggccactgtgtcgtcgataatgtgcgctatcacaagccCCAATACCCAGCACCTCCACTAGAATAATgtcacagctacagaacattccagtgcaaTGATCCTGtcaatttgtggatacttctagaatttaCTCAAACtggatatagaaattaaaattgtacagtccaggtgagttttgaactcatgaccctcaatgcaacagtttagtatcataaccaatataccacggtgctactcagcttcttctgcaacactgTTAAGTGAAATCTGTCATTATTGTATTCTTCaaagcaagcagggaaattttcaactcTGAGACTTGTAAGCCCATTTGTTACAGCCCGTTTGATGTCTGAAATTTCTTaatgaagctttcctttcagtcaCATTTTCACTTCCAGACACAAGAAAGTCGCAAGGCGATAGGTAGGGAAAATAAGGTGGATGTATGGCCAGATACtcggtaacagataaagcagtatgggGTCTTGCACTGTCATGCAATAagaaccagtcctgagaaaacAGGTTGCCGACATCAAATTGCTTTCCACAAACATTTTAAGACATTGATGTGAAGAGTTTAGTTTGCCGTTTGACGTGGAGGAACATAATCAGGATGAACTAATCCTTGACTATCAAAGAATGCATAGTTTAGCAGAAATTCTTCAGTGTGTGAGAAATGAGTTGTGCATTAAGTTTCCATTTTCCTAAATCTTTGTGTAAAATCTTATGATGCACATCACagttcaaattaagttcttctgacATTGCATACACAGTTACACAGTGGTCTTCTTGAAATAACTGCCTTACGTGCTCCATGTTTGCATTGATATATGCTGTAGACATGAGACCAGTTCTCGAATCAGCTCACACTGAATCTCTGTCTTTACAAAACGTTTTGTACCACTCAAAAACACGACTTCTTGGAAGTGCCTTgcctgcatatgcttgcttaatTATTTTCCACACTTCATTAGATGTTTTCCTGCGCTTAATGCAGAACTCAGTGTTCTTTttttgctcacaatcagcatccacTGTGTCACTGTAACTAATACGCCCAGAACCCAGTGTGTGGTTATGCACAACCCTGCCACCTAGTGAAATTGTGCAGAAACATGGCCAAGATAATTTTGAGGCCGCACATATACCAGGTAACATAaaaacatttgttcctttttagtattgaaaactcagaaataaaaaaaaaatgtgtcttgGAACTTTTATGACAAAGGGAGCATGTGACCCTATCACCTGATCACCATCATCACCTGCCCAAGTGTTAATGGAAAGTATCTGCTGATGTGCCTTTTCAGTGGTAGCATGTGGGTTCTGATAAGCCCAAATGTATGTGTTGTAGATATTCATAACACCGTCTGAGGTAAAGCATGCTTTGTGCGTAAATAGCACATGCATAAGGAACTGTGGGATCATTCCAAAATTGTGTAAGGATCCACTGGTAGAAGACAACCCAGACTGGAAAGTCAGGTGTGGGCAGAGCTTACACACTTTGTACGTGACATGGGTACAACTATCTCACTTGTATATGGTGGAGGGAGAGATGTGTTCTGCTGCAGCAATCCTTCTGGTACTTGTGTCCAGCATTTCATATATTTCTAATATATGCTCCTCCATTTGTGGTGATGACACTGTTCTTGGTCTACATGCATTTCACACGTTGAGTTTAAATGAACCAGTCTCATGCAGCCCCTGATGGGACTTAGTGGATGTTCTGGTATCTGGCTGTCTTCATTGAGAATACACTTCATGATACAATCACGCTGCCTCCTGTGCATTGCCATTAGCAGCACATCCATACATGAAGTGGATGTCAGACATTCCTTCACCTGAAAAGTGTGCAAAGCCATGACAACCATTTCAAATGCTACACATGTACACCGTGTTCGCTGTTCACTATGGAAACTGGTACCTGGAACATGAGGCTATGTTTATGCTCCACCTTGCTACCTGCATACCACCAGCATAGCCCGAAACTTGAGCTGTGACTGGTTACTTTATGGTCACTGTTCACTTCACACTAATGAAAGTAACATACTCAACTAACTGACAGTGACATGTCACCAGTGAAGCTGCAGCATAAAAGTAGCCTTAGACATTAACAGTGCTGCAACATAGGCATGATTACAGTTTTGCATAGATGTTATCAGGAAAACTATTGGTTTTTGAACCtttgttaattaaaattatttgcttgtttcattgtcattGACTAATTCCTTTCATTTCTACCAATAACAAGCGAGGACCCCGTATTTATAGACACACACATCTAATGTCTCTTGCCCATGTATAGCTTGTAATCAGCATCCTGTGAAGCACACATGTAATGACAAATTTTCTGATAGTAAATCTTTCACATATTTCCTTGgaacataacaaaataatgtaataaataataTCACTCTTAAAGTGGCTCAGCTGACTGAAAAGGACTGTAGTCTTGTTACTTTGTATTAATAACAACAAATACCAAACATTAAATCATATTGTAACCCTTCATGTCCTTCACTGATCATTCCAGATGTTGAAACTGTGGGTAGAAACTGTTTACACAGTCTTTGAACAATAGGAAAGTAAGTTAATCTTCGGACCATGTCTGTCTGCCAGACCTCTTTCCATTCTGTCAGTGGTCCTCCAATACAGTTCAGTAAATGTTGCCTCTGCACCATTCCTTGTTGTTGGTCAAATTTATGcaaatcaaaatattttatttttgtatcatcAAAATTGTATAACTGATAAAACAGAATGAAGGAACATCTCCAATTTAATTCTGAATATTCTGTATTGCAACCCCTCTACCTAATGAattttacagctgatgttttgtccCTTGCAAGGATTTTCATCTCCAGTCAGTGTTCCACAATATTGTGTGATTATTATGACAAAATGCACAACAGCAAATTATTGATGCTATTagtatttacatatatatatatatttaaactgTGTGCTTTGGCTTCACAGGAACATTCCCAAATGTGAGTCGCAATGCGATAGTGAATGTCTCTGAGATTGTCTGCTATGATCTAGTCAAGGACACCTTTATTATGTATAACATAATGTCAGACTCACTGCCATGTCATTTTGTATCAGCAGTGATTGCAGGTAAGtgccttaaaaaaataattttctgaatgaaatatttattgagCACAGTCACAATACAAAAGTAATATAGTGCAAAGAATTGGTTTTTATAGCCACAATtatcttttcaggtttttgtacaACAGTGGCTGCATCCCCAGTAGATGTAGTGAAAACACGCTACATGAATTCTGCTCCAGGAGAGTATAAAGGAGCTGTTGACTGTGCTGTGCGTATGCTGTCCCAAGAAGGGCCTGCAGCATTTTACAAAGGGTACGTGTTCCTCTCATAATTCTATAATGGTGAAAATAAACCTGTTTCGCATCTTGTGCTAAAATAATATGAAACTACTGATCAACTGTGTTATTAGATAAATGTTAACACTTCAAGGCTCTTGGAAACTGTCTTAATTTTTTTAAGTATACTTTCTTCATCAGGTTGTAACATAGCAAGTATACTTGTAGCACTCATTTCATAGCTTAATCTCTACTAATGCAACTACATTTTTGTCACAAGCATGTAACAACTTGAAAATTCTGTAAGCAAATGAGCACATAATTTCTTGAATTTAGAATGATAGATTGAATCCAGACTTTTATGAGAAGTTACAAGTGGTAATATGGGTTTGTTTCCATTATGGATTCAAAGGATCAGTCAAGTACTTTCATCTGCAAGGAGCATTTAAATGAATATACAAGATTATTGCTTTATACATGCCTAGTGATCAAAGAcataattttagaaaaaatataGGAATATTGACAGACAACAAACTTTAAGCGAAGGTGGAAATTAGATTATTGGGTttgtgaaattccttcaccaagataATTGTATAAATTGGAATAGATTGCTACCCAGCATATAGAGAAGGTGTTGAGCAGTAGCAGGCAAGCAGCATTAAGCATTAAGCTGGACAAAATCCTTGGTGAGACGATGAAAAAGACACACACAGATTGTGTATTATTAAGACACATACCAAGATAGTTTCTCTGAAAAGGACAGAGTTGATTTCCTTATCTATTTTTCCAACACCTGAGCTTGCGGTCTATCTCAAGCGACTATGTCATTCGTGGCatgataaaccataatcttcctcTTTTATACAtgagtaaacattgacatttattAGTATGCAAAGAGCCTCATGTGGATCTAATTGTGAATAGCATTGTTGAGGAAAAGATAAGACAGAGAATGGTTTAGCAATATGGTATTCGAGACTGCAATGTATCTCCAATGAACAGATCATTCCAATCTGTCAACAAAATCAGTCTCTCACATGATGCAAAAAGTGTGCTGAAATGAATTGTATGCAGGATGAGAATGTATATTAGGTCCCTTATTTTGACAAGCAGTCACTCATAATGTGAGCTGTCCACGTTTATCTCATAAGCCAAGAAAAAACTTAAGCTTGACTGCATTCTTCTACAGGTTTTGAATGTCCCACTTGTTACAACACTCTGTGGATACCAGTTAAAAGAAATTCAAATGTTCCGCATTGCATCTCTTTATTTATTTGGTAACACTAATCATTTTTTATGACTGTTCATGATTAGGCTGAAGAGAGAGAATTTGCTATATGGCAATGCAGTTTTGGAGAGGCATTTTAGTGAGGTTAAGTACTGCAATATGATTACATAGAGTTAGTGCGCTGAAAAGTGCACGTCACGGCATATTTGAATGCCAGTATTGAAGATGATTACAATCTATATGACATGGTAGAGCAACATCATTGAAAAATAACTGTGGACAAAACTGTGGCAGAGGCAAATTTTCTCACAGGACTGTGTAGTCAGTATCACACAGTTGATGTCAGAACTTAATCAGTTGAATGAGCAAATGTTCCAATGATCACTGCCTAGTGCAACCTGCACAAATTGAACATATTTTTCTGAAGGCCTGTACAAACATGTATTAGTCACTAAGACCATGTCAGCATATTGATGCAAATGGTAACAATGTTGCAACTTAAATCAACAATAATCTGACAATAATAATGTCATATAATGAATCACCCAGAAAGACCTTTCCAGAAAATTAGGGTTTGCCTTGTTTCACAGATGCCAAAACAAACCATTGCATTTGAATATCTACTCTTAACACATGCAGCGAGGTAACTTTGTGGTGGAGATACAATTTCGTGATATCCCATTTATTCTGTTGCCACTCTTTAAAGACAGATTACAGCCAAGGATTATTAGGGGAGCTTTTGGTGAACAAGTAGAGTGAATGCTTCTGGTGTTCTCAAACAAGGGCACCATCTTCCAAGATGTCAATGTATCTTTTCATATTTGTCAGCAAGGTTTTATGAAGATGCTTGTGAACTGCAGTACTCTCTCTGTAGTTTGATCAGTTTTTGTGAAGAaaatagatttttaaaaacattttctttcATGATGGCTGATGGTATTATGTGCTACATTCCACACAATCAGTATAAAATTTATATgcaaacattttctaaattttagtaTCCATTTCATTTTATAGAAAGTATATGATTTCCATTTACGTAGTAACTTGTAGAGTGTCTTCTGCAGAAAGACTTAATAATGAGTCAAAACTCTTTCCATCACTGATAcataatctgtttctttctttcattattcttttttttctggtTTGTGTGGTGCATAAATCACCATTTTTTCTGTCACCATTCTGAATATGTGTAACCAAGACATTCCTACTTTGATCTTCCCAAACAGCCCATCatatattaataatatattttctgcaggttttatggtaatatttgcaaaattttatattttatgaacaGGAACGAAGGGCATCCTATTTGGTATCCACCACTTGTTGATACCAAATCACTGAACTTGTGTAAGAATATTATTTGTTGCAAAGAGTCATACTCATCTAAACTTCTGGTGAATTGAAAGAAACATAAATTGTCTTTAGGAAAGAATAAATTTATAATCTGTTGTTACTTTCTCATGAtgatattttatttcagatttatgCCATCCTTTTGTCGTCTGGTAAGCTGGAATATAGTATTGTGGATTACGTATGAGCAAATGAAGAAGATGGTGATCAGTGCTCATCATCTTG is from Schistocerca cancellata isolate TAMUIC-IGC-003103 chromosome 6, iqSchCanc2.1, whole genome shotgun sequence and encodes:
- the LOC126190769 gene encoding mitochondrial uncoupling protein 2-like, producing the protein MKPALKPIDPDMPLTYKLLTAGTAACIADFATFPLDTAKVRLQIQGEGRPLVAMENGSALLVRTANLRYHGLVGTIGTIAREEGARSLYNGLSAGLQRQMCFASVRLGLYDSVKSLYQQLLDGNSRAGGMHIGTRVAAGITTGGLAVLLAQPTDVVKVRFQAQQRGNADVRYKSTLQAYQKIATEEGMRGLWRGTFPNVSRNAIVNVSEIVCYDLVKDTFIMYNIMSDSLPCHFVSAVIAGFCTTVAASPVDVVKTRYMNSAPGEYKGAVDCAVRMLSQEGPAAFYKGFMPSFCRLVSWNIVLWITYEQMKKMVISAHHLDKDD